A genomic stretch from Aulosira sp. FACHB-615 includes:
- a CDS encoding 4a-hydroxytetrahydrobiopterin dehydratase, translating into MSQLLTEAEIRECANSLSGWSVEGNQLQIKLIFKDFVTAIEFVNKLVEPAELAGHHPDIEISYNKVKVTLTTHDAGGLTQKDFDLASVISQIS; encoded by the coding sequence ATGTCACAACTACTAACTGAAGCAGAAATTCGAGAATGTGCCAACAGTTTGTCAGGTTGGAGTGTTGAAGGTAATCAGTTGCAGATCAAACTGATATTTAAAGATTTTGTGACAGCAATTGAGTTTGTGAACAAATTAGTCGAACCAGCAGAATTAGCTGGGCATCATCCAGATATAGAAATTTCCTATAACAAAGTCAAAGTAACGCTTACCACACATGATGCAGGTGGATTAACCCAAAAGGACTTTGACTTAGCATCTGTAATTTCTCAAATCAGTTAA
- a CDS encoding iron uptake porin produces the protein MSNLLWKSLVVSPAVLGATLLVSATAIAAPNASTEVSTTEQPVAVEVAQPEILAQAAPTNNDSKVLDQVNRYSNEGKTNNSLSQVTSVSQFSDVQPTDWAFQALQSLVERYGCIAGYPNGTYRGNRALTRYEFAAGLNACLDRVNELIATATADLVTKQDLATLQRLQEEFSAELATLRGRVDALEARTAELEANQFSTTTKLVGEAIFAVSDVFGGNSGERNNTVFQDRVRLGLQTSFTGRDVLTTRLTASNATPFTLQNNAGTDINSAEPLQTYNVGGTGGNSIVVDRLTYEAPVGPVQVYLAAAGGKHSHYAAVNNPYFFDKTDGGNGALSTFSSENPIYRIGGGAGIAFNIPFGQGGSIIKPSSITVGYLASEADSPTSGEGLFNGNYAALGQLNFGIGDRLAVAATYVHSYNGAGSSLFDNGEQNNIATGVVGTSFANNLPNASSSNSYGLSAAFRPSDKLSISGFISYSDVTGFGAGDDREVWSYGGGIALPDFGKKGNVLGIFGGVQPYSIGRFSVSQGNNDLPFQVEGFYKYRVSDNISITPGVIWLSSPGQNDNNDDAFIGTLRTTFTF, from the coding sequence ATGTCTAATCTCTTGTGGAAATCACTCGTGGTTAGCCCCGCAGTTTTAGGAGCAACCCTACTCGTTTCAGCAACAGCGATTGCAGCTCCTAATGCCAGCACAGAAGTTTCAACAACTGAACAACCAGTTGCAGTAGAAGTTGCCCAACCAGAAATTTTGGCTCAAGCAGCACCTACTAACAACGACAGCAAAGTTTTAGACCAAGTTAACCGTTACAGCAACGAAGGCAAAACCAACAATTCGTTGTCTCAAGTAACTTCAGTATCTCAATTCTCTGACGTACAACCCACTGACTGGGCATTCCAAGCATTACAGTCTTTGGTAGAACGTTACGGTTGTATTGCTGGTTATCCTAACGGTACTTATCGTGGTAATCGCGCTCTTACCCGTTATGAATTTGCGGCTGGTTTGAACGCTTGTTTAGACCGCGTTAACGAATTAATCGCTACAGCTACAGCAGATTTAGTAACCAAGCAAGATTTAGCAACTTTACAACGGTTACAAGAAGAATTTTCTGCTGAATTAGCAACCTTACGTGGTCGTGTAGATGCTTTAGAAGCACGCACTGCTGAATTAGAAGCTAATCAATTCTCTACCACCACTAAACTCGTTGGTGAAGCAATCTTCGCTGTTAGCGATGTATTTGGTGGAAACAGTGGTGAAAGAAATAATACTGTCTTCCAAGACAGAGTACGTCTAGGCTTACAGACCAGTTTCACTGGTAGAGACGTATTGACAACTCGTTTGACAGCTAGTAACGCAACTCCCTTTACTCTGCAAAACAACGCTGGTACAGATATTAACAGCGCAGAGCCATTGCAAACTTACAACGTAGGTGGCACTGGTGGTAACAGCATTGTAGTAGATAGATTGACTTACGAAGCGCCTGTTGGCCCAGTTCAAGTTTACCTAGCTGCTGCTGGTGGTAAACACAGCCACTACGCTGCTGTTAACAACCCCTACTTCTTTGACAAAACCGACGGTGGTAATGGCGCATTATCCACTTTCTCCTCCGAAAACCCAATTTACCGTATCGGTGGTGGCGCAGGTATCGCCTTCAACATACCTTTTGGCCAAGGTGGCAGCATTATCAAGCCAAGTTCTATCACCGTAGGTTACTTAGCATCCGAAGCTGATAGTCCTACTTCTGGTGAAGGTTTGTTCAATGGTAACTATGCAGCTTTAGGACAATTGAACTTTGGTATTGGCGATCGCCTTGCAGTCGCTGCTACGTATGTCCACAGTTACAATGGTGCAGGTAGTTCTTTATTTGATAATGGTGAGCAAAATAACATTGCTACAGGTGTAGTAGGTACTAGTTTCGCCAATAATCTTCCGAACGCATCCTCAAGCAATTCCTACGGTTTGTCAGCAGCATTCAGACCTAGTGACAAATTATCTATCAGTGGCTTCATTTCTTACAGTGATGTCACAGGCTTTGGTGCAGGTGATGATAGAGAAGTTTGGAGCTACGGTGGTGGTATCGCACTGCCTGATTTTGGTAAGAAAGGTAACGTTCTGGGTATTTTCGGTGGCGTTCAACCTTATTCTATTGGCCGATTCTCAGTTTCACAGGGTAACAACGATCTGCCATTCCAAGTTGAAGGCTTCTACAAATATCGCGTCTCTGACAACATTTCCATCACTCCTGGTGTAATCTGGTTGTCTTCTCCTGGCCAGAACGACAACAATGATGACGCATTCATCGGTACTCTCAGAACAACTTTCACATTCTAA
- a CDS encoding type II toxin-antitoxin system RelE/ParE family toxin, which yields MPNEQPLVFIDLTPEYKQNLRDLSKRFRNIRSDVQPIIEELQQGNIVGDRIGGIGEEYVVYKARVRNSNIQKGKSAGYRLIYQLESPTSILLLTIYAKSDREDIGVNEIRDILANFDNEES from the coding sequence ATGCCGAATGAACAGCCATTAGTCTTCATTGATTTAACTCCTGAATATAAACAAAATTTGCGTGACCTCTCAAAGAGATTTCGCAATATTCGCTCTGATGTACAACCAATTATTGAGGAACTACAGCAAGGAAATATTGTCGGAGACAGAATTGGGGGTATTGGTGAGGAGTATGTTGTTTACAAGGCGAGAGTTCGCAATAGTAATATTCAAAAAGGTAAAAGTGCTGGATATCGTTTAATTTATCAACTTGAGTCACCTACAAGTATTTTGTTACTCACGATTTATGCCAAATCTGACCGAGAAGATATTGGTGTAAATGAAATTCGAGATATTTTAGCTAATTTTGATAATGAAGAAAGCTAA
- a CDS encoding MoxR family ATPase: MREQIEALTQNLALTIVGKTEAIRLVLVALLSGGHALLEDVPGVGKTLLAKSLARSLDGKFQRLQCTPDLLPTDITGTNIWNPKTGEFTFLPGPVFANVLLADEINRATPRTQSALLEVMEENQVTIDGVSRSVPQPFFVIATQNPIEYQGTFPLPEAQMDRFMLSLSLGYPSAQEELQMLQNLQQRANVTELQPCISLAELQQLRQICSQVKVEASLQEYILELVRATRHDEEITLGVSPRGTVALQKATQALAFISGRDYAIPDDVKFLVPYVLCHRLIPRGGRNAKTIVDRLLRSLPIP, translated from the coding sequence ATGAGAGAACAAATTGAAGCTTTAACTCAAAATCTCGCTCTTACCATTGTCGGTAAAACCGAGGCAATTCGCTTGGTATTAGTCGCCTTATTAAGTGGTGGTCATGCACTATTAGAAGATGTTCCTGGAGTGGGTAAAACGCTGCTGGCTAAATCTTTGGCGCGTTCTTTAGATGGCAAATTTCAACGCTTACAATGCACTCCCGATTTACTTCCCACAGATATTACTGGTACGAATATTTGGAATCCCAAAACTGGTGAATTTACCTTTCTGCCTGGGCCTGTGTTTGCTAATGTACTTCTAGCTGATGAAATTAACCGCGCTACACCTCGTACTCAGTCAGCTTTATTAGAAGTAATGGAAGAAAATCAAGTCACAATTGATGGTGTTTCTCGGTCAGTTCCCCAGCCGTTTTTTGTGATTGCTACCCAAAACCCCATTGAATATCAAGGTACTTTCCCATTACCAGAAGCTCAAATGGATAGATTTATGCTGTCTTTGAGTTTGGGTTATCCTTCGGCGCAAGAAGAATTACAAATGTTGCAAAATCTCCAACAAAGGGCAAATGTGACGGAGTTACAACCTTGTATTAGCTTGGCAGAGTTACAACAATTGCGTCAAATCTGTTCTCAAGTCAAAGTAGAAGCTTCTTTACAAGAATATATTTTGGAATTGGTAAGGGCAACGCGACATGATGAAGAAATTACTTTGGGTGTGAGTCCGCGCGGAACAGTAGCTCTACAAAAAGCAACTCAAGCATTAGCATTTATTTCTGGGCGTGATTATGCCATCCCCGATGATGTAAAATTTTTAGTGCCTTACGTTCTTTGTCATCGCCTCATTCCCAGGGGAGGACGTAATGCCAAAACTATTGTAGACAGATTATTGCGATCGCTGCCTATTCCTTAG
- a CDS encoding bifunctional riboflavin kinase/FAD synthetase, translating into MLNLSQNGCSVWVAASATEVLRPTNVALGKFDGVHLGHQRVIQPILQPAANKDGETNQPPTPELIYSTVVTFRPHPQEFFTGTPRTWLTPLDEKVQQLRSLGVEQLVLLPFDKELSALSPQEFVDKILVQQLQCQRISVGQDFCFGKQRRGTAKDLQLLASQHNIPVTIVPLQTHTDNLSDSGFVSLPPISTSLIRQCLESGDIKNANLCLGRPYTLFGTVVQGQQLGRTIGFPTANLQIPSDKFLPRHGVYAVKVYILNETTPTTVPQLILGVMNIGNRPTVNGINSSVEVHLFDWSGDLYGKQLTVELIEFLRPEQKFASLEALKTQIHRDCKIAQKILSGEC; encoded by the coding sequence GTGCTAAATTTGTCTCAAAATGGATGTTCTGTATGGGTTGCTGCTTCAGCCACAGAGGTTCTCAGGCCAACTAATGTTGCGCTGGGCAAATTTGATGGCGTACATCTTGGCCATCAAAGGGTAATTCAGCCGATTCTACAGCCAGCCGCGAACAAAGATGGGGAAACCAACCAACCCCCAACACCAGAACTCATATACTCAACAGTTGTGACTTTTCGTCCCCATCCACAGGAATTTTTTACGGGAACACCCCGTACTTGGTTAACACCACTGGATGAAAAAGTTCAACAATTGCGATCGCTAGGAGTGGAACAACTAGTACTATTACCCTTCGACAAGGAATTATCAGCTTTGTCGCCGCAAGAGTTTGTTGATAAAATTCTAGTCCAACAATTACAGTGTCAAAGAATTAGTGTTGGGCAAGATTTTTGTTTTGGCAAACAGCGTCGAGGTACTGCTAAAGATTTGCAATTACTTGCGTCTCAACACAATATTCCTGTTACTATTGTTCCATTACAAACCCATACAGATAACTTGTCAGATAGTGGATTTGTCAGCCTACCTCCAATTAGCACTTCTCTAATTCGCCAATGTCTGGAAAGTGGCGATATCAAAAACGCTAATTTATGTCTTGGAAGACCTTACACTCTCTTCGGTACAGTGGTTCAAGGTCAACAACTCGGTAGAACCATTGGTTTTCCTACGGCTAACCTTCAAATACCCAGCGATAAATTTTTACCACGTCACGGCGTTTATGCGGTCAAGGTATATATTTTAAATGAAACCACCCCTACGACTGTTCCGCAATTGATTTTAGGAGTGATGAATATTGGTAATCGCCCCACGGTAAATGGTATAAATTCATCCGTAGAAGTACACTTATTTGATTGGTCTGGGGATTTATACGGCAAACAATTGACTGTAGAACTCATCGAATTTTTACGCCCAGAACAAAAATTTGCGTCTCTAGAAGCCTTGAAAACCCAAATTCACCGAGACTGTAAAATTGCTCAAAAAATTTTGTCTGGAGAATGCTAA
- a CDS encoding MBL fold metallo-hydrolase, with the protein MSRIENQFTVQFWGVRGSIPSPGPHTVRYGGNTPCIEMQVGDKRLIFDGGTGLHVLGQSLLRQMPLEAHLLFTHSHWDHMQGFPFFVPGFVRGNNFHIYGAIAPDGSTIEQRLNDQMLHPNFPVPLQIMQANLHFHDVKPGQPIHIHDITIETASLNHPGEAVGYRVNWRGGAAVYITDTEHFPDRLDENVLRLSRNADILIYDCTYTDEEYYSPKSPKIGWGHSTWQEAVKIAKAANVKTLVIFHHDPAHNDDFLDAVGEEAAKQFPGAIMARERMVLQVSTSVPLSESFPVR; encoded by the coding sequence ATGTCTAGGATAGAGAACCAATTTACCGTACAATTTTGGGGTGTTCGTGGCAGCATCCCCAGTCCAGGGCCACATACTGTCCGCTATGGTGGTAATACCCCCTGCATTGAGATGCAAGTGGGCGACAAACGCTTAATTTTCGATGGTGGTACAGGGCTGCATGTTTTAGGACAATCTTTACTGCGCCAAATGCCCTTAGAAGCTCATCTGTTATTTACTCATTCCCACTGGGATCACATGCAGGGGTTTCCCTTTTTTGTCCCAGGGTTTGTCAGAGGCAATAATTTTCACATTTATGGTGCGATCGCTCCTGATGGTTCGACCATTGAGCAACGCCTCAACGACCAGATGCTTCACCCAAATTTCCCAGTGCCATTACAGATTATGCAAGCCAATTTGCATTTTCACGATGTCAAACCAGGGCAACCCATTCATATTCATGACATTACCATAGAAACGGCATCATTAAATCATCCCGGTGAAGCAGTTGGCTATCGAGTTAACTGGCGCGGTGGTGCTGCTGTATATATCACCGATACCGAGCATTTTCCGGACAGATTGGATGAAAATGTGCTAAGGCTATCTCGCAATGCCGATATCCTCATCTACGATTGTACTTACACCGATGAGGAATATTATTCGCCAAAATCGCCGAAAATTGGCTGGGGACATTCCACTTGGCAAGAAGCGGTGAAAATAGCCAAAGCCGCCAACGTCAAAACCTTGGTCATCTTCCACCATGATCCAGCTCACAATGATGATTTTTTGGATGCTGTCGGGGAAGAAGCGGCTAAACAATTTCCAGGCGCAATCATGGCACGGGAAAGAATGGTGCTGCAAGTGTCTACATCTGTCCCGTTATCAGAATCTTTTCCTGTTAGATAA
- the surE gene encoding 5'/3'-nucleotidase SurE: MKLLISNDDGIFALGVRTLANCLAEAGHDVTVVCPDRERSATGHGLTLHQPIRAEIVESVFHPSIKAWACDGTPSDCVKLAIWALLDSPPDLVLSGINQGANLGTEILYSGTVSAAMEGVIEGIPSIAFSLTSHLYKDFQPAAKFAKTLVEQLAAKPLLDLMLLNVNVPAVKWEEIAGVTFTRQGVRRYVDVFDKRIDPRGKTYYWLTGEVLEDVEPPMGLNLPQNIPIDVHVIRQNYISITPLQYNLTYPTGLDKLSHWEIPLDK; the protein is encoded by the coding sequence ATGAAATTACTTATTAGTAATGATGATGGTATTTTTGCCTTGGGTGTGCGTACCCTAGCCAACTGCTTGGCAGAAGCTGGCCATGATGTAACTGTAGTTTGTCCAGATCGGGAGCGATCGGCCACCGGACATGGATTAACTCTACACCAGCCAATTCGCGCGGAAATTGTTGAATCAGTTTTCCATCCCAGTATCAAAGCTTGGGCTTGTGATGGCACGCCTTCAGATTGTGTCAAATTAGCAATATGGGCTTTATTAGATTCTCCTCCAGATTTGGTGCTGTCTGGTATTAACCAAGGTGCCAATCTCGGAACCGAAATTCTTTATTCTGGAACTGTTTCAGCCGCAATGGAAGGAGTGATTGAAGGCATTCCCAGCATTGCTTTTAGCCTGACTAGTCATCTCTACAAAGACTTTCAACCAGCCGCTAAGTTTGCCAAAACTTTAGTGGAGCAACTAGCCGCTAAACCCTTACTAGATTTAATGTTACTTAATGTTAATGTGCCTGCGGTGAAGTGGGAAGAAATTGCCGGAGTCACTTTTACCAGACAAGGAGTCAGGCGCTATGTTGATGTGTTTGACAAGCGCATTGATCCCCGTGGTAAAACCTACTACTGGTTAACTGGTGAAGTTCTCGAAGATGTCGAACCCCCAATGGGGTTAAATTTACCGCAAAATATACCTATTGACGTGCATGTGATTCGTCAAAACTATATCAGTATTACGCCGTTGCAATATAATCTCACCTATCCAACCGGACTCGATAAATTATCCCACTGGGAAATTCCTTTAGATAAGTAA
- the pheS gene encoding phenylalanine--tRNA ligase subunit alpha yields the protein MTSNLETQLLALQQEGENAIAAADTLERLEELRVNYLGKKGQLGALLRSMGQMSAEERPKIGAIANTVKESLQTSLDKQRAALETAKIQAQLEAETLDVTMPGIFRPQGRIHPLNGIIDRALDIFVGMGYTVAQGSEMETDYYNFEALNTPPDHPARDMQDTFYLPDGNLLRTHTSSVQIRYMEKEEPPIRVVAPGRVYRRDNVDATHSAVFHQIELLAIDEGLTFTDLKGTVKMFLQAMFGDLPIRFRASYFPFTEPSAEVDLQWNGRWLEVMGCGMVDPNVLKSVGYDPEIYTGFAAGFGVERFAMVLHQIDDIRRLYASDLRFLRQF from the coding sequence ATGACTAGCAATTTAGAGACTCAACTTTTAGCATTACAGCAGGAAGGAGAAAATGCGATCGCTGCTGCTGATACCCTAGAACGCCTGGAAGAACTCAGAGTCAATTATCTGGGGAAAAAAGGACAACTAGGGGCATTGTTACGCAGTATGGGGCAGATGAGTGCAGAGGAACGTCCTAAAATTGGAGCGATCGCCAATACAGTCAAAGAGTCCCTGCAAACTAGTCTAGACAAGCAACGTGCCGCTTTAGAAACTGCAAAAATTCAGGCGCAGCTAGAAGCAGAAACACTAGATGTGACCATGCCGGGAATTTTCCGCCCCCAAGGTCGCATTCATCCCCTCAACGGCATTATTGACCGGGCATTAGATATTTTTGTCGGGATGGGTTACACCGTAGCCCAAGGGTCAGAAATGGAAACCGACTATTACAATTTTGAAGCCCTGAATACACCACCTGACCATCCCGCCCGTGATATGCAGGATACTTTTTACCTGCCAGATGGTAATTTACTGCGGACTCACACTTCCTCAGTCCAAATCCGTTATATGGAAAAAGAAGAACCACCAATTCGCGTGGTCGCACCAGGGCGAGTTTATCGGCGTGATAATGTAGACGCAACCCACTCAGCAGTTTTCCATCAGATAGAACTGTTAGCCATTGATGAGGGACTGACTTTTACAGACCTCAAAGGCACAGTCAAGATGTTTTTACAAGCGATGTTTGGCGACTTGCCAATCCGCTTTCGTGCCAGTTACTTCCCCTTTACCGAACCTTCGGCTGAAGTTGATTTGCAGTGGAATGGTCGCTGGCTAGAAGTAATGGGTTGCGGTATGGTTGACCCGAATGTGCTGAAATCTGTAGGCTATGACCCAGAAATTTATACTGGATTTGCTGCTGGTTTTGGTGTAGAACGCTTCGCAATGGTGTTACATCAAATTGATGATATTCGCCGTTTGTATGCCAGTGATTTAAGATTTTTGCGGCAGTTTTAA
- a CDS encoding type II toxin-antitoxin system mRNA interferase toxin, RelE/StbE family: MMTLVLASSFKRAFKRLVRRQPELQERIEERLTLLASDPFDPLLQTHKLKGKLSGAWACSVDYDCRIVFNFVQNPESDQEEILLIDIGSHDEVY, translated from the coding sequence ATGATGACTCTGGTTTTAGCATCATCGTTTAAACGAGCATTTAAGCGGTTGGTGCGACGACAACCAGAGTTGCAAGAGCGAATAGAAGAGCGTTTAACGCTTCTAGCATCTGACCCATTTGATCCACTGTTACAAACCCATAAGCTCAAAGGCAAATTGTCAGGAGCTTGGGCTTGTTCAGTGGATTACGATTGCCGTATTGTCTTTAACTTTGTGCAGAATCCCGAATCTGATCAAGAAGAAATTTTGCTCATCGATATTGGCTCTCATGATGAAGTCTATTAA
- a CDS encoding Uma2 family endonuclease, whose amino-acid sequence MTSTTSKKLTLEEYLKYDDRTDHQYELVAGKLVKMPPESPKNVQIALFLLVNFLKFVPVNRVSNKAEIVISGFRATTRVPDLIVLTEELATILQGATRSTITLDMPPPALVVEVVSPGKVNEDRDYRYKRSEYAARGIAEYWIVDPQAHKITVLILVDGLYEETIFVGNAVIVSSIFPQLELTAEQVLNAGI is encoded by the coding sequence ATGACCTCAACCACGAGCAAAAAACTAACGCTTGAGGAATATTTAAAATATGACGATCGCACTGATCACCAATATGAACTAGTGGCTGGAAAACTAGTGAAAATGCCACCTGAAAGCCCAAAAAATGTTCAGATAGCTCTGTTTTTGCTAGTAAATTTCCTCAAGTTTGTGCCAGTCAATCGCGTGAGTAATAAAGCTGAAATTGTGATCAGTGGTTTTCGTGCAACTACTCGTGTGCCTGATTTAATTGTCCTAACAGAAGAACTAGCAACAATTTTACAAGGCGCAACCAGATCCACAATTACTTTAGATATGCCACCGCCAGCACTAGTTGTGGAAGTTGTTTCTCCTGGTAAAGTTAATGAAGACAGAGACTATCGCTACAAACGTTCTGAATATGCTGCCAGAGGAATTGCTGAATATTGGATTGTTGATCCGCAAGCTCATAAGATTACTGTACTTATATTAGTTGATGGGCTTTATGAGGAAACTATATTTGTAGGAAATGCAGTGATAGTTTCTAGCATTTTTCCACAATTAGAGCTAACCGCAGAGCAAGTACTTAATGCTGGAATTTGA
- a CDS encoding DUF4926 domain-containing protein, which produces MKIQYPILSQVALVQDLPEYNLKRGNVGTIVEHYPMPEGEEDGYSLEGFNLPHITIEVSASQIIPVAQLQEEEIILTKLRKLSGARLLELQTYLDFLLQKEESDHKSA; this is translated from the coding sequence ATGAAGATACAGTACCCTATATTATCCCAAGTTGCCTTAGTACAGGACTTACCAGAATACAACCTGAAGCGAGGTAATGTTGGCACAATTGTAGAGCATTATCCTATGCCTGAAGGCGAAGAAGATGGGTATAGTCTGGAAGGATTTAATCTGCCCCATATAACTATAGAAGTATCAGCATCTCAAATTATTCCTGTTGCTCAATTGCAGGAAGAAGAAATAATTTTAACTAAGTTACGCAAGCTCTCTGGAGCGAGACTGTTAGAATTACAAACCTATCTTGATTTTCTCTTGCAAAAAGAAGAGTCTGATCATAAGAGTGCTTAA
- a CDS encoding ATP-dependent DNA helicase RecQ, with the protein MNQPTKTTWQDVHAAFQKIWGYDDFRPPQGEIIRTLLAQQDALIIMPTGGGKSICFQLPALLQTGLTLVISPLVALMENQVKELHQRHLSAALLHSELASSQRRAALQALEKQQLRLLYLSPETLLSPPVWERLSQPHLQINGLILDEAHCLVQWGDTFRPAYRRLGAVRPALLKSKPPGTKISIAAFTATADPLAQKIIQTVLQLEQPEIFRQNPYRANLHPSVRIAWTPRGRKQQLLQFIQKRSPQAGLIYVRTRRDSEELAAWLAEMGYPTASYHAGLSAAERRAVEASWLGGKIPFVVCTCAFGMGINKPDVRWVIHYHAPHLLSEYVQEIGRAGRDGKPAEALTLVSEPTGWLDSGDKQRQQFFVDKMRSQLQTAQQLVKKLPKQGDINTVTRQFPDAAVALALLHSSGQLKWLDPFHYKIESNVQKQPATQLQAVKQMQQYLTTKQCRWQFLLNAFGFAQDATNWRCGHCDNCR; encoded by the coding sequence ATGAATCAACCCACAAAAACCACTTGGCAGGATGTTCATGCCGCGTTCCAAAAAATTTGGGGTTACGATGATTTTCGTCCACCACAGGGAGAAATAATCAGAACTTTATTAGCGCAGCAAGATGCTCTGATTATTATGCCAACAGGTGGCGGTAAATCTATTTGTTTTCAATTACCAGCATTATTACAAACAGGATTAACATTAGTAATTTCTCCCTTGGTAGCGTTGATGGAAAACCAAGTAAAAGAACTACATCAACGCCATCTGAGTGCAGCACTTTTGCATAGTGAATTAGCTTCATCTCAACGCCGTGCAGCACTGCAAGCATTGGAAAAACAACAACTACGATTACTTTATTTATCGCCAGAGACGTTATTAAGTCCACCTGTTTGGGAAAGATTATCTCAGCCACATTTGCAAATCAATGGCTTGATTTTAGATGAAGCACATTGTTTGGTGCAATGGGGAGATACATTTCGACCAGCTTACCGCAGATTAGGGGCGGTACGTCCGGCATTGCTCAAATCAAAACCACCAGGAACGAAAATTAGTATTGCTGCTTTTACAGCAACAGCTGATCCATTAGCGCAAAAGATTATTCAAACAGTTTTACAATTAGAGCAACCTGAAATTTTTCGGCAGAATCCTTACCGTGCTAATTTGCATCCTAGTGTTCGCATCGCTTGGACACCACGGGGGAGAAAACAACAGTTACTCCAGTTTATTCAAAAGCGATCGCCACAAGCTGGGTTAATTTATGTTCGTACCCGCCGCGATAGCGAAGAATTAGCAGCATGGTTAGCTGAGATGGGTTATCCGACAGCCAGTTACCACGCAGGGTTAAGTGCAGCCGAACGCCGCGCCGTCGAAGCCAGTTGGTTGGGTGGTAAAATTCCATTTGTGGTTTGTACCTGCGCCTTTGGGATGGGGATAAATAAACCTGATGTCAGGTGGGTTATCCACTATCACGCACCACATTTACTATCAGAATATGTGCAGGAAATCGGCCGTGCGGGACGAGATGGGAAACCAGCCGAAGCATTGACACTGGTGAGTGAACCTACAGGTTGGTTAGATTCTGGCGATAAGCAAAGACAACAGTTTTTTGTTGATAAAATGCGATCGCAACTGCAAACAGCACAGCAATTAGTCAAAAAATTGCCCAAACAAGGCGACATTAATACAGTCACGCGACAATTTCCCGATGCTGCTGTCGCATTAGCCTTACTCCACAGTAGCGGACAATTAAAATGGCTTGATCCTTTCCATTACAAAATTGAATCAAATGTGCAGAAACAGCCAGCAACGCAACTGCAAGCTGTCAAACAAATGCAACAATATTTAACAACAAAACAATGTCGTTGGCAGTTTTTATTAAATGCCTTTGGTTTTGCTCAAGATGCCACTAATTGGCGTTGTGGACATTGTGATAATTGTCGTTAA